CAAAAGCAAAtatttaactcttaccctgctgaatttctacaatgaacttgtccatctttctatttggacagtaccattaactgttaaaaggagtggttaccaaaaagatactgactcaatggcaaacagtgcagatcatgatcagactgcaatggtcgcaaaggcataatcaattCTGTCCAGAATGACAAGGGTTGAGAGCTATCCAGCTCGCCCTGGCGTTGGTGTCAGCTTCCACTCTTTGTTTAAAGATGCACTTCCATTTTATCTCTACTATAACTCGACCTAAAATAGAATTTCCTCATCACTCGCATCATAATaatataagggccataactcttgcaccaatacttCAAGAAATTTCCCAGCTTTTTACACATAATTTCAGTTAAAGGTATTGATAAACTTTCACTCTAATGTTATTACTTCAAGTATTTGATTcaagtagttgtttcacatcaacACCAACAtcatgacacaaggtacataactctggcacctatttgttatgaattatgccccctttttaaacttttggttaattttgatacattttcactttgtctgTTATTACAGAAGAAATTTGATTCAAGCTTGAAATAACTTTTCTGTATCCTCAttcacaagggtcataactctgcacCAATGTtccatgaattatctccctttttactttgaatttcagatTGATTTTGGTGTACTTTCATTATAACTTTGCCATTgcttaatggatttgatttaaacttaaaataatttttctgtgTCATCATATGACAAACTCCTTAacactggcaccaatatttcatgaattatgtcccctttttacttcaGTTGTGACTGTGAACCTTGTCCATCTTATAAATGGTGCCAAGCGCCCTCATTTGAAGGGGACCTTGtattgctacagaccaagtttgacgaGGATCAATCATATAGTTTATGAGAAggtgtttcatttttaatatgaACAAGTTTTTGAGAGGACCTCATAataatgttacagaccaagtttaatgaagatctaccaagaggttcatgagaagatgtccTTTAAAATTACTTATTAATTTAGTTCTAGCAGCTTCTAAGATGGGCCGaatgcccctatttgaacaaggcagtctgaaagacagctatatcccccgctgCTGTtctggatagtgaaagggttgatggtattgtgTGGAAGCATTAAACATTTGGgttgggaccttgaccttgacctggcaCGGGTGAATTTTGAgtatgcacatcgtcttgataaggggaatattacagcagTCAtgttaaaatccttcaaggggtttaggacataCAGAGTGGAaacaaacctttgaccttgagttgtgaccttgaccttgagccaacatggctgacttgtaagttctgcacatcatcttgatgaggtgatcatttgacccaaatttaatgaaaatccttcaagaggtttagcaGATACAGAGCGTataccaaatggaaggctcaaacctttgacctagagttgtgaccttgaccttgaaccaacatggctgactcataagttctgcacatcatcttgctgaggtgatcatttgacccaagtttcatgaaaatcaaggattttagaagatacagagtggacacaaaatgttacggacagtcggaaggatggacggacagagaccattcctataaccctccccaccacttgtggtgggggattaataaaattgagagaggaccttataaggctgatcaagtttgatgaagattcatcaagcgatTCATGGCATGAAGTCATTTAGGtatttgtttttagctctagcagtccctaaagAGGGGCCAAGCATCCCAATTTGAATGAATTTTGGCGTCTTTAATGATGCTAGAGACCAAATTCGATGAAGATCAAGCATTTCATGAgaaagtcatttaaaagttttactatttttagctttagaagcccctaaaaggggccaatcaTCCCACTTTGAATAAATTAGGAATGGTCACTGGTGAAATTCTGACCAGTACTTTTAGACGAGATGTTTATGCAAAACTGTAGATGATGGATGCCAAACCATCCAACTTTTACAATAGCCGACCTTAAAAATGTGACTGAGGGTCTTCTCTGGAGACTTCCCCTCTCGCCTTTTTCAAGGCTGCAGAGTTgatttaacatttctttttcatgaaatACAGGTTTTGTCTGTGTATTTATTTCAAAGCTCGATCTACATAAACGATAAGATCAAGTAAAACTATGAGATTTTTCACAAGCATGTTCAACATGAGGCTTTAATGTAGGATAAAGATGCAATCGAGACTACCAGATTCTCTACTTAGATGGCTCAAACTGGCCAAAAGCCTGCTACTTAAACTGAAAGAGatactgcaaaaatatttcaacagatttaGAGACTTATGACGCAAGGGAGGCTAATCtcataaaataacaaaactaaatAATGCccaattacttcccttgaataattttttttatcgaCAACAACCTTACTGTGCTTCTCATGCTTTGGAGGTTTTCTATATTTGCACAGACTTCAGGggtattttaaataataagttaTGCATAGAACTAACAAACTAACAAAGCCATATCCTTTCCACTACtagtaaataaaagtatttttttgacaaatttgacGAAACTGGAAGTAAGTCTTTAGAATTCAAGTTGCATGAAAGGTAATTaaaactttccagctttgatccCAAAAACCAGTATGACTCTCTTTTAAGTTTAGTGCCATAGTTATTTTCCAGCTTTGAGGTCAAGTGCCATTACGACTTTCCAGTGCCATTAAACTGTCCAGCTTTGATGCCTAGTGCAAATATGACTTTTGATGCCCAAAGCCATGGTAGCAAGCTTTTTGATGCCCGATGCCAGCTTTGATGCCCAGTGCCATTATGACTGCTTTTGATGCCCACTGTTATTAAAACTATCCAGCTTTGATGCCTAGTGCAATAAGCTTTTGATGCCCAAAGCCATGGTAGCTAGCTTTTTGATGCCTGATGCTATTGTATTTTTCCAGTTTTGACACCCAGTGCCATTATGACTGTTTTTGACGCTCAGTGCCATTAAAACTGCCCAGCTTCGATGCCCTGTGCCATTATGACTTTTCAGTTTTGATGCCCAGTGCCATGATTTTCAATTTGCAATGCCCAGTACAATGTAACTTCCCAGGTAAGTTTTAGCATCTGGGTAGAACCCCTAACCACCTGTAAACCGACTGAATGGTTTACTTAACATTACTCAGaaaaaaaacgaaatcatttaaCCCTTACATAACCAATTTTAGTGTGCTGTCATCTTTTGATAGACTTGTACTAAACTCCAGACGGCAGCATGTTTTTCAAAAGTAGGCAAATCAGCTGCTTTACCCTTGAATTGAAGAACTATTGTCAATGAGTTTTCAAGTTGGAAGGTTATTCTATTTAGGGCCATTTTCTTCTTTCATCAGACAAGGTAAAAAGATGGAGTGCAGGATTTGCATGTATCTAAAACATacataaacaagagctatcagaggacagcaatgctcgactattcaacagccttgtcaaatgaatgaatacaaatcataaaggggcataattttgaaacaagaggaccatgatggtcctgaatcgctaacctcttcccacatgacccagttttgagtatgacgtcgttttttctattatttcacatagtgacctaggttttgagctcatgtgacccagttttgaacttgacctagatattatcaagataaaaattctgaccaattttcatgaagatccattgaaaactatgggctctagagaggtcacaaggttttctattatttgacctattgacctagttttcgaaggtacgtgaccctgttttgaactttatctagatatcatcaaggtgaacattctcactaattttcatgaagatctcatgaaaaatatggcctctagagaggtcacaaggtttttctatttttatacctactggcctagtttttgaccgcacgtgacccagtttcgaaactgacctagatatcatcaaagtgaacattctgatcaattttcatgatccattgaaaaatatggcctctagagaggtcaaaagatttttctaactttagacctactgacctagtttttgactgcagttgacccagtttcaaacttgacctagatgtcatcaagatgaacactcagaccaactttcatacagatcccatgaaaagtatggcctgtagagaggtcacaaggtttttttattatttgacctactgacctagttttttaaggcatgtgacccagtttcaaacttgacctagatatcatcaaggtgaacattctgaccaatttttatggagatccattcacaagtatggcctctagagaggtcacaaggtttttctatttttagacctactgatctagtttttgacggcacatgaccctgtttcgaacttgacctagatatcatcaagatgaacattcagaccaactttcataaagatcccatgaaaaacatggcctttagagaggtcacaaggtttttctattatttgacctactgacctagtttttgatggcacgtgacccactttcgaactttttacctagatatcatcaagatgaacattcagaccaactttcatacagatccgatgaaaaatatggcctctagagaggtcacaaggtttttctattatttgacctactgacctagtttttgatggcatgtgacccactttcgaacttgacctagatatcatcaaggtgaacattctaactaattttcatgaagatctcatgaaatatatggcctctagagaggtctcaagtttttctatttttagacctactgacctagcttttgactgcacgtgacccagtttcgaatctgacctagatatcatcaagatgaacattcagaccaactttcatacagatcccatgaaaaatttggcctctacagaggtcacaaggtttttctattatttgacctactgacctagtttttgacggcacatgacccagtttcgaacttgacctagatatcatcaaggtgaacgttctgaccaattttcatgaagatcttgtgaaatatgtggcctctgagaggtcacaaggtttttctatttttagacctactgacctagttttagacagcacatgacccagtttcgaacttgacctagatatcatcaaggtgaacattctgaccaattttcatgaagatcttgtgaaatatatggcctctagagaggtcacaaggtttttctatttttagacctactgacctagtttttgacggcacgtgacccagtttcgaacttgacctagatatcatctagttgaacattctgaccaactttcataaagttcccatgaaaaatgtgacctctagagtggtcacaagcaaaagtttacagacgcacggacgatggacaccgcgtgatcacaaaagctcaccttgacactttgtgacaggtgagctaaaaatgcaaaacaggcttatgaaacctgcacagtgcttatcagcttatgacagtggacaagtgtgtgaagtttcaatccattcccattagtgggtactgagataccagctaacatataagaatttaaccaaaaactgctaagttgaaaaaggggcataattttgtaaaattgcaaagtagagttattgcacCTTTGCACTGcaagtcatatcatgacagtgaacaagtgtgtgaagtttcaatccattcccattagtggatactcattactgagataccagcttacatacaaaaactgctaagtccaaaaaggggcataattttgaaaaaaaaaaagcaaaatagagttatggaacctgtgcagtgtaagtcagtttatcgcAGTAAATgagtgtgtggagtttcaatccattcccaaaagtggttactgagataccagcttacatacaaaaccttaaccaaaaatttctaagtcaaaaaaggggcataattttgtgaaaaagtaaaaatagagttatggaacctgtgcaatataggtcagtttattacagtgaacaagtgtgtgaagtttcaatccattcccacaagtggttactgagataccagcttacatacaaaaccttaaccaaattgggatgccgacgcagacgcggatgccgacgcacgggcgagtccaatagctctactattctatgaatagtccagctaaaaattgaaatatctgAAACGTCtataaaaatcagtattattaCTTTGTTGCTATAAGTGAAAAATTAGAAGTCAactggtgactttccagcttttcgtgGTGCAGGAAGATCCAAAGGTGCcactccaggcattatttcatcatgaatgTGCACCTGGGTAGTACCACTGACCTTTAtatgccagctggatgacttcctcacatgaaagaattctacatcgcAAGTGAAGTTTATAACTAACAGCATAGGGGGCTGAGTATTGCAAGAATTTAGGGGGCTAAATATTCCAAGAGCATAGGGGGCTGAAGATTCCAAGAGCTTAGAGGGCTGAAGATTCCAAGAGCTTAGGGGGCTGAAGATTCCAAGAGCATAGGGGGCTGAAGATTCCAAGAGCTTAGGGGGCTGAAGATTCCAAGAGCTTAGGGGGCTGAAGATTCCAAGAGCATAGGGGGCTGAAGATTCCAAGAGCTTAGGGGGCTGAAGATtccaagtcagcaaccttaacccttaccattatagaaatttagcaggataagggttaaacaaattACAGTTTGTTTGAACAGGACTAATTCAGAAGCTGAACAATAAGGTAGCTAAAACTTTCATTTATTTATCTGTGATTTTATGATACGATCTTCTCTGTACAGTAAAAGTCCGATTTGAAAGGAATGTCAATTTCTTCATCATCTGTAAATGCCTCGTCCAACACAGCTTTAAACTTTTCTAACGCCTCCTGTCTCTGCTGAGGATCCAGCCTCGCTATCACACTGATTGATGTAAAGTGATTCAGCACAAAATTTTTGTCACCCTGAAACAAACCACATACggcaaaatcattaaaatatctgAGGGGTGGGTGCTAATAATGCTTGATCTTACGGTTCaataaatcaacaaaattaactcctataaacaaacagataaaattcCCTTTGTAACAActgtcaaacattatttaaaattgtgaatttcacaaATCTATGTCCAAGGGTATGGTACAGActttttccattttcatttactgaagatatgatatatatttagatatatttagaTTCACACCAACCTAAAAGACATACTGGCCTTGCCTAATGGCTCATCCAGGATGCTTTTTAAATAAGTACTCATCCAAATATATCATGGTATTGTACAGAGCAatgataaatattctttttattatttacttatttttctgttttaaacgaAGTGGTGTCCTATTCCACATACATCCCAAGAGATCGAAACAAATTATTGATGATGAAAATGTATACATGCTTCAAGTATTTATTGATGTTGAATTTCATGTAAAACTGAAGGCTTTTGTCTCTTAGATAACATAGAAATTTATACTATAAAGTTGCTTTATATAAAAACAACAGCACCGCCTacaggtgccatcgctcgtctgcaagtccTGGTCAGTATGTAAGGAAAGTGTtttagttcagaatttctaagtacaaaaagggccataattctgacaaaatgcaggttagagttatggtttttggcctacatagtcatctaatgatgtGTGCAAGGTGCAaggtttcaaagctgtagctcttacaatttttgagaaaagttggacctaaacaaaaattctaaccaagaaatttcaaattaaaaattttctaataacaaaacgggccataattctgacaaaatgcatatcagagttatggttcttggcctacacagtaacctaatgatgataaacagatgtataaagtttcaaagctgtagctcttatactttttgagaaaaggtggacctaaacaaaaattttaaccaagaaactaaaattttctaagtacaaaaagggccatagttttgacaaaatgcaaatcagagctATGGTTCTTGGCTTACTAAATcatctaatgatgacaaacaagtgtgcaaagtttcaaagttgtagctctaatggtttttgagaaaaggcgaacctaaacaaaaattttaaccaacgccgaagatcaagtgacgacaatcattcgtagaatttttttcaaaaatcagacgagctaaaaatatagTACTAGTATTAAATAGGAGAATATATTGTATGGTCATGTGGTGCAATTGTGAATCAATGAAGGAGAAAAAAACATGATACAGAAAAATGTAATATACACATTACCTTCATACCAGTGATTCCTGCAAGATGCCTGTGTTCCACACATCTGAATGACGGACATCCATCAAACACATTTTTCCACTTCCCTGTGATTTTACGAGGAGTGTCATCATAATACAGCGTTAAAACATCTTCCAATTTTCTCAGCCATTCTATATTCCAGTCTTTATCATTCCAAACTAACACTGCAACagaaaatatcatattcaaaAGATAGTAGGATCCAAAGTTGAAGACCAGTCTCGAgactccagcatctgattggttgtctctgagcacaaatttgaaatcgaccaatggcaaggttgcatTCTTAGACTGGTCGCCAAACTCAATTTTACAACCCTGGAGCCAGGTTATCTCTTTTTcctttatcaaataattttttacttttcattattCCACTCAAAATCTTAACTTGCTTCGATGACATTtactatacattgtattttgagaTAATATGAATGGCAATATGGGTTATATTTTGCAAATTCACTTATTTGCAGCCTCTGCAGCCAAATGGTTGAGATAatcgactttgaatcacttgcctttgagagctgtgggttcaaaaccatGCTACAAATTTGGttccttcatgtgaagaagccatcaaATCTCGTTTTACCGAGGTCTGTTCCTGAAGCAATGCCTAGAGTGGTACATGAGGGGTGATTCTCACTAAAATCTGGGAACCTGTCATAGGATCTAAGGCTTAAAACCATTTTACAAAACGAGCAAACTATGTAGCCATTTAATAACAGAATCCACTGTTTGTTTCCTGCGAGGTAGGCTGGCGAGGGGTTGGAGTAAGATTCATATCAACACAATTTTAGGTAATATCATGACTTTTCTAACTTTTCATGGcacaggaagaccccaggtgcccctccaggcatcaTTTCAGTTATGGGTGGGTACCTTGGCAGAACCACCATCCTACCTTAAGCcaactgaatggcttcctcacatgaagaattttctACACCTCTAGCCTGGTTTCAACCCACATCAGTGAAAATTTAGCACTCTGAAGAgatgaatactgtaaaagcactTATTTTCGCTTGgtcaaaatttagcaaatttgaaattttgagtatgtttgcgaAGTTTTATATTCGCGAGATTGTAAAAAAGTTAAACTGCTTGTTTCAGCTCTCTAATAAGTTGGGGTTGTGTAAATGTTACACATCGTAAAGTGTTACCTACAGACAggtatgttttaaatgtcaaacgtATAGGTCGATTGCTGTTAATTGTATGGATGTTTAAAACCTTTTATTACCTGTGTTATCAATGcttgtttaattaaaaacattgcaAACACAATCATATCGttctaaatcaaacatttatgcTGTTTGTTCTGTTCGTCTTAAAATGCATCCTATAAAATTACTATACCATTGTTATGAcagaaaatcttcaatttttgtaaatatgaccATTTCCATTTGATATGCTTGGAAAGGTTTGTGTAATGAAGAAACTTACTTAATTTGAATAATACTAATAATGAATATTTACACGAGGATTAATGTTCAGGAGGAGAGGGACCTCGCAAATATAACGAAAATCAAACCATTacgaaaatttcagattttacagttcTGCACCAGAACTTACCGAGTCTTCCACCAGGGACCAGCACTCTTTGTATTTCCGCCAAACTTTCTTTCGTTGCAAACCAGTGAAAAGACTGAGCACAGATTACGTTCTGtaatttagaaaattaaaatcTGGTCACCTATTGCCTGAGAATGTTCCCTTATGAAGACATAaacgttagaaaaaatatttctgaaataaatgtaCAAGTTAACAACTTAGAGGGTTAGCATGGATCTGTTTTACATTATACTGGAGTTTACAGCGCTTGGTCTTGGTTATAAATTTAAGATTGAAGACCAGTCTTAAAACTATATCTTCTGATTGGCTAACAGTAAGAACAActttgaaactgaccaatagcAAAGCTtaattctgagactggtctccaaattcaaGCGTTTGAACCAgtactggtttcgaagcagtttccgtcggCTAGTAGTATCCGTCAACGCGTAATTTTACGTTTCATGACATTCTTCACAATGAAGACGAGATTGTTTCCATAACGCTACCCTGCAATCCAGAGctctgtgaaatttcagcaacaaagggtaaaaactttccaagaaaactcgaattgttcattccataattgttttgttaCCATTCCGCACATGGGGGATTTCACGTGCAACTAATGCGCATGCACAAAGAATAACTCCGTAATCCCCAATTAAGTTGAAAGTAATCCTCCTTTTGGCAGTCGAAACCTgatgatttaccaaaaatacataataaagataaaaatgagtcatttttgtGTATCGGCAATATTTTTTTCCACAATTAAGAAAGCAAAAACCAATATGAAATATAGATGATTAGGTTACCCCTGCCAGATTTTCTTATCCAAGGGGGGTAACTGGTCACATACTATGTGCTATACAAAGTGACGGTAGTATCCCTTACGTAGTATATGtgtatataagatatataaattgtCGCTATAATGTTAACTGGCCGATTAGCTCAATGGGTAGAACATCGGCTTCACAAGCATGAGATCGCGAGTTCAAGTCTcaggttttgctttttttttacctcctattttcaacaagcctaatttaacacctgaactttcaaacttcttaaagttgtattaattaatttcaccagaaagattaaaaaaaacacggatggtgcttttctagtcgtattcactgtaaaaatgtacataaatattaaaacaaaaattgatgacggaaactgcttctgtAGTCAACCGATTCAGCTCTATTTATTCACCCCTTTTGGAGCCCCTCTGTGTGTTATCACATGCGCTAGACactattgatatttatgtttcgtaaagcagaagagctaaggtgttctctttgggagcattttacggaactgaaacgttcaagaaaaaagatattttaaaaacctccattttatgacggaaactgcttcgaaaccagtagACTGATAATGAAGGAAACATATATTCACTTAAAAGAAGTCCCATATAAGGATGCTGTATGCAGAGCAAATCAGGTTCCATTAAGCAATTTAGTCATTTACAATAGGTTGATTATATAGCAAGAGTTGTTAATGAAACATGTACGCCCCCAATGCTTGACCGTGGTAACCGAAACAGTGAAACTAATACCAAAGAACAATATCAATCAAGAATCAATTCAGTCTCAAAATGCATAAATTGCCTGTGTTTTGAATTAATATAATCAATTTTGACACACACCTGTCTTTTTGAATGCTGCAGCATATAAAGAAAATCTACAGCTAGACTAAAACATACCATCACAGATTGTTCAGGTAAAGGAATTTTCATTGCTGAGCCAACTAATGTTTCCACAGTTGGCGACTGTTGACGTAGAACTGATAAAAAACCTTCTGATGGCTCCGAGGCTATGTACCGCATCTTCTGAAAAATAAGAACCAGTCAAATCTTTGTAAATCTATGACAGGGACATTAACTTCTAcggtttttcttaaaaatttggcAGAAGTTCTGAAACTACTGTCACTTATTGAAATTTTCCACACTGGactgaaaaatactgaaaatactaCGGTATGTCAAAATATACTTGTACGGCCAAAATCTGAAGATCAAAACATGCAGATTTATGTATAGCAAGTGACTCTGTATTAAATTCATCACATATTTAGTAGAATGActtttcatttttaatcaaaCTCATGATAACTATCTCCAATGCAGAAATTGTGCAGATTTCTCACTACAAATCTAAAATACTAATAACCTATAAACTCACCGGTAGACCTTTCAAGGCCTCCAGTATCTTCCTGGTAAACTTCCCAGTTCCTGCTCCAAGCTCTAGAATATCATACTGTGTATctgaaaaggaaaagaaaaacagtCAAATATATAAAGGTATGCCACAAGAACACTTTCTCAAggatataaaatatcaaaactctTAAATTACCGTAATATTATTTGATATGTTTTACaagtgtaaaataaaatacagcTAAATTCTTTCTACTGCACGtgaatcatttcattttgaaggGAAAGAATTTCATAGATTTGTCCAAAACAgctatttttttttggatttcccCCATCAAGATAAATCAAATGGGAATATTTCTTGTccattgggatttaattttgtggatggATGAAACCAAAAAATTAGTCCTCcataatttgttgtttttgttggatttaacatcacattgacacaattataggtcatacatgcccctccaggcattatttcatcatgggtgggcacctgggtagaaccactgaccttctgtaagaagcctgcttgatggcttccttgcatgaagaattctacgcccctaGTGAGACAAAAACCCATATCAGTGAAGGGCAAGCGGTTTGAAGTATGCAACCTTAACCCCTAAGCCACAGTGTATCCCCTGTCCTccacaaatataaataatatattttgttgtattcAATAACAAAATCAGCTCCAAGGAATATTCTCCTTACCTACATGtggacataaaaaaaaaacaacagctgaATGTTAACACTAAAATGAAGTGCTCTAAAAATTTCAAATCGTTTTGTAAAAAGCCTATAGGAGATACATGTGACAATATTCaatgaaaattatcaaaatcaacATTCTTAGTGAAGTTTTACAGTATTGTACATATTCTTCTAGCATAAAGGAATGATTTTAAGTGCTTAATctgtaccctgctaaatttcttaaatggattgtctttcattcaatttggacagtaacactaactgttaaaagg
This is a stretch of genomic DNA from Mercenaria mercenaria strain notata chromosome 4, MADL_Memer_1, whole genome shotgun sequence. It encodes these proteins:
- the LOC123551574 gene encoding uncharacterized protein LOC123551574 isoform X2; protein product: MTLKRQIFVYCLHTIKSCTRGLSSKSKGMDVESVHKTAQEGFKQGDHYDRNRPSYSDELAAHVIKSLHGGDHKDTQYDILELGAGTGKFTRKILEALKGLPMRYIASEPSEGFLSVLRQQSPTVETLVGSAMKIPLPEQSVMNVICAQSFHWFATKESLAEIQRVLVPGGRLVLVWNDKDWNIEWLRKLEDVLTLYYDDTPRKITGKWKNVFDGCPSFRCVEHRHLAGITGMKGDKNFVLNHFTSISVIARLDPQQRQEALEKFKAVLDEAFTDDEEIDIPFKSDFYCTEKIVS
- the LOC123551574 gene encoding uncharacterized protein LOC123551574 isoform X1; its protein translation is MTLKRQIFVYCLHTIKSCTRGLSSKSKGMDVESVHKTAQEGFKQGDHYDRNRPSYSDELAAHVIKSLHGGDHKDTQYDILELGAGTGKFTRKILEALKGLPKMRYIASEPSEGFLSVLRQQSPTVETLVGSAMKIPLPEQSVMNVICAQSFHWFATKESLAEIQRVLVPGGRLVLVWNDKDWNIEWLRKLEDVLTLYYDDTPRKITGKWKNVFDGCPSFRCVEHRHLAGITGMKGDKNFVLNHFTSISVIARLDPQQRQEALEKFKAVLDEAFTDDEEIDIPFKSDFYCTEKIVS
- the LOC123551574 gene encoding uncharacterized protein LOC123551574 isoform X3, with the protein product MGDHYDRNRPSYSDELAAHVIKSLHGGDHKDTQYDILELGAGTGKFTRKILEALKGLPKMRYIASEPSEGFLSVLRQQSPTVETLVGSAMKIPLPEQSVMNVICAQSFHWFATKESLAEIQRVLVPGGRLVLVWNDKDWNIEWLRKLEDVLTLYYDDTPRKITGKWKNVFDGCPSFRCVEHRHLAGITGMKGDKNFVLNHFTSISVIARLDPQQRQEALEKFKAVLDEAFTDDEEIDIPFKSDFYCTEKIVS